In Salmo salar chromosome ssa03, Ssal_v3.1, whole genome shotgun sequence, a single genomic region encodes these proteins:
- the LOC106602018 gene encoding uncharacterized protein, with the protein MVRTLNNMEELRASRFGRPSPRHGLKLLFWFANDYIGFDDDNQMFADHDPKEGDFGFHRFLNRRECENNVCKRLLPDGGCPFYEVGNLHLTASDSMPKYVRKYNTGNIDTSNMDRLIISMRPDMTVDKVYVTQHEDLRSFDPVNTYRISRGLLMIICGHSSADMSLSNFLEQAGCPTHEENVMMYQGIAARESRDTKIDIEGGSRVPPRAAPGFWESYCTIL; encoded by the coding sequence ATGGTTCGAACATTGAACAATATGGAGGAGCTGAGAGCTTCTAGGTTTGGTCGTCCCTCACCCAGGCACGGACTCAAGCTCCTTTTCTGGTTCGCCAACGATTACATCGGCTTCGACGATGACAACCAGATGTTTGCAGATCACGACCCCAAAGAGGGAGACTTTGGTTTCCATCGCTTCCTGAACAGACGTGAGTGTGAAAACAATGTCTGCAAGAGGCTGCTTCCTGATGGTGGCTGCCCATTCTATGAGGTGGGCAACCTCCACCTCACAGCATCTGATTCCATGCCTAAATATGTCAGGAAGTACAACACTGGTAACATAGATACCAGCAACATGGACCGCCTCATCATCAGTATGCGTCCTGACATGACAGTGGATAAGGTCTATGTGACCCAGCACGAGGACCTGAGGAGCTTCGACCCGGTCAACACCTATCGCATCAGCAGGGGGTTGCTCATGATCATATGTGGTCATTCATCCGCGGACATGTCACTGAGCAACTTCCTGGAACAGGCGGGCTGTCCCACCCACGAGGAAAATGTAATGATGTATCAGGGCATCGCCGCCAGGGAGTCTAGGGATACCAAGATTGATATAGAAGGTGGATCCAGAGTTCCACCCAGAGCTGCACCAGGCTTCTGGGAAagctactgtaccatactgtag
- the LOC106602070 gene encoding uncharacterized protein: MVRTLNNMEELRASRFGRPSPRHGLKLLFWFANDYIVFDDDNQMVADHDPKEGDFGFHHFQNRRECENNVCKRLLPYDGYPFYEVGNLHLTASDSMPEYVSEDYAGQIDNSNMDRLIISMRPDMTVDKVYVTQHEDLRSFDPVNTYRISRGLLMSICGHPSADMSLSNFLEQAGCPTHEPNLITHQGIAPRESRDTKIDIEGGSRVPPRAAPGFWESYCTIL; encoded by the coding sequence ATGGTTCGAACATTGAACAATATGGAGGAGCTGAGAGCTTCTAGGTTTGGTCGTCCCTCACCCAGGCACGGACTCAAGCTCCTTTTCTGGTTCGCCAACGATTACATCGTCTTCGACGATGATAACCAGATGGTTGCAGATCACGACCCCAAAGAGGGAGACTTTGGTTTCCATCACTTCCAGAACAGACGTGAGTGTGAAAACAATGTCTGCAAGAGGCTGCTTCCTTATGATGGCTACCCATTCTATGAGGTGGGCAACCTCCACCTCACAGCATCTGATTCCATGCCTGAATATGTCAGTGAGGACTACGCTGGTCAGATAGATAACAGCAACATGGACCGCCTCATCATCAGTATGCGTCCAGACATGACAGTGGATAAGGTCTATGTGACCCAGCACGAGGACCTGAGGAGCTTCGACCCGGTCAACACCTATCGCATCAGCAGGGGGTTGCTCATGAGTATATGCGGCCATCCATCCGCAGACATGTCACTGAGCAACTTCCTGGAACAGGCGGGCTGTCCCACCCACGAGCCAAATTTAATTACACATCAGGGCATCGCCCCCAGGGAGTCTAGGGATACCAAGATTGATATAGAAGGTGGATCCAGAGTTCCACCCAGAGCTGCACCAGGCTTCTGGGAAagctactgtaccatactgtag